Proteins co-encoded in one Bacillus paramycoides genomic window:
- a CDS encoding Ger(x)C family spore germination protein: protein MKKLLLLLIIIFFVLQTGCTQTYVVDTQRIIHVAGFDITKNKRFQGTILFPEYTHGVKSKPETQSTSARSLETIASRLNAKSPHNVVVGQMRVVLFGKDLGEQGMGEIITNLQRDPNIGRDVQLAIVDGSAEELLNYGKQNGSLYIADLLEQNIRNENIPQTELNVFLYNYYSSVCDAYVPYIKMGDNHSVAVKGLAFLRGDKVVMYTDKRHSVLAKLLINPTKNGRYEAAIKKNKHKGMVVIQNLAGKSKYEIDQTGDIPKVKIHLKLNGLIKNSPNWIDLRKKTNITYIKKQIERNVEKDCEELIKQFQEKRIDPLGVRDEIRSHTRKWNIKQIRNMYPNVAVDINLDINIVQSGIGE from the coding sequence ATGAAAAAACTCTTATTGCTCCTTATTATAATCTTTTTTGTTCTACAAACTGGCTGTACACAAACGTATGTAGTGGATACGCAGCGTATTATTCATGTTGCTGGATTTGACATTACAAAAAATAAAAGATTCCAAGGAACGATCTTATTTCCAGAGTATACACATGGTGTAAAGTCTAAGCCAGAAACTCAATCAACATCTGCTCGCTCACTTGAAACAATCGCTTCACGATTAAATGCGAAATCCCCTCACAATGTTGTTGTAGGTCAAATGCGTGTCGTTCTATTTGGAAAAGATTTAGGAGAACAAGGAATGGGGGAGATTATTACTAACTTACAACGTGATCCAAATATCGGGCGTGATGTACAACTAGCAATTGTAGATGGATCAGCTGAAGAACTTTTAAATTATGGCAAACAAAATGGGTCATTATATATTGCTGATTTACTCGAGCAAAATATAAGAAATGAGAACATTCCACAAACTGAATTAAATGTTTTTTTATATAATTACTACTCTTCGGTATGTGATGCCTATGTCCCTTATATTAAAATGGGCGATAATCATTCTGTTGCTGTCAAAGGGCTTGCTTTTTTAAGAGGTGATAAAGTTGTTATGTATACAGATAAAAGACATTCTGTTTTAGCAAAACTACTAATTAATCCTACAAAAAATGGACGCTACGAAGCAGCGATAAAAAAGAATAAACATAAAGGTATGGTGGTCATACAAAACTTAGCCGGGAAAAGTAAGTATGAGATTGATCAAACTGGTGACATACCAAAAGTAAAAATCCATTTAAAATTAAATGGATTGATTAAAAATTCTCCTAATTGGATTGATTTAAGAAAGAAAACAAATATCACTTATATAAAAAAACAAATTGAACGAAATGTTGAAAAAGACTGCGAAGAGTTAATAAAACAATTTCAAGAAAAGAGAATTGATCCTTTAGGAGTACGCGATGAAATTAGAAGCCATACGAGAAAATGGAATATAAAACAAATCCGAAATATGTATCCAAATGTAGCTGTGGATATAAATTTAGATATTAACATTGTACAATCTGGAATCGGTGAATAG
- the spoVR gene encoding stage V sporulation protein SpoVR, whose translation MRASDDKALQYAIAEITEIATGFGLDFYPMRYEICPAEIIYTFGAYGMPTRFSHWSFGKQFFRMKLQYDLGLSKIYELVINSDPCYAFLLDTNSLIQNKLIVAHVLAHCDFFKNNIRFSNTKRDMVESMSATAERVKAYEHKYGKAEVETFLDAVLAIQEHIDPSLMRPKLAWSIEDLEEDVEKKKISQYDDLWNLDDRNKKRERPNMHKKKKIPPQPEKDLLLFIEEYSRELEEWQRDILTMMREEMLYFWPQLETKIMNEGWASYWHQRILREMDLTSDEAIEFAKLNAGVVQPSKTSINPYYLGIKMFEDIEERYNNPTEEMKRRGVKPGSGRDKMFEVREIEWDVSFLRNYLNKDLVMREDMYLFQRQGKEYKVIDKEWEHVRDQLVNMRTNGGFPYLVVEDGDYLKNGELYIKHSYEGIELDLKYLEKVLPYLHQLWGRTVHMESIVESKGVVFSYDGKMVHRKYV comes from the coding sequence ATGAGAGCAAGTGACGATAAAGCACTGCAATATGCGATTGCGGAAATTACGGAAATTGCGACTGGATTTGGGCTTGATTTTTATCCGATGCGTTATGAAATATGTCCAGCGGAAATTATTTATACATTTGGTGCATATGGGATGCCTACGAGATTTTCACATTGGAGTTTTGGAAAACAGTTTTTCAGAATGAAATTACAATATGATTTAGGTCTTAGTAAAATATACGAACTCGTTATTAACTCTGATCCATGTTATGCCTTTTTATTAGATACAAACTCGTTAATTCAAAATAAATTAATTGTAGCGCACGTTTTAGCACATTGTGATTTCTTTAAAAATAATATTCGTTTTTCAAATACGAAGCGAGATATGGTAGAAAGTATGTCAGCGACAGCTGAACGGGTGAAAGCGTATGAGCATAAGTACGGAAAGGCAGAAGTAGAAACATTTTTGGATGCCGTACTTGCTATTCAAGAGCATATTGATCCGTCGCTTATGCGTCCGAAACTTGCGTGGAGTATTGAAGATTTAGAAGAGGATGTGGAAAAGAAAAAGATATCACAGTACGATGATTTATGGAATTTAGATGATCGAAACAAAAAGAGAGAACGACCTAATATGCATAAAAAGAAGAAAATTCCGCCGCAACCAGAAAAAGACTTACTCCTCTTTATTGAAGAATATAGCCGCGAGCTAGAAGAGTGGCAGCGAGATATATTAACGATGATGCGTGAGGAAATGCTGTATTTCTGGCCGCAGCTTGAAACGAAGATTATGAATGAAGGCTGGGCATCATATTGGCATCAACGTATACTTCGTGAAATGGACTTAACATCTGATGAAGCCATCGAATTTGCAAAATTAAATGCAGGTGTCGTTCAGCCATCAAAAACGAGCATTAATCCATACTACCTCGGTATTAAAATGTTTGAAGATATTGAAGAACGCTACAACAACCCGACAGAAGAAATGAAACGAAGAGGCGTTAAACCAGGATCTGGTCGCGACAAAATGTTTGAAGTACGCGAAATCGAATGGGATGTATCGTTCTTAAGAAACTACTTAAATAAAGATCTCGTAATGAGAGAAGATATGTACTTATTCCAGCGCCAAGGAAAAGAATATAAAGTAATAGATAAAGAGTGGGAGCATGTACGTGATCAACTCGTAAATATGCGTACAAATGGTGGCTTCCCGTACTTAGTAGTAGAAGACGGGGACTACTTAAAGAACGGAGAATTGTACATTAAACATAGTTACGAAGGGATCGAGCTCGATTTAAAATACTTAGAAAAAGTATTGCCATACCTTCATCAATTATGGGGAAGAACGGTGCATATGGAGTCGATTGTGGAGAGTAAGGGCGTTGTGTTTTCTTATGATGGGAAGATGGTGCATCGGAAGTATGTGTGA
- a CDS encoding spore germination protein: MFGLSSKKSKKTSTKTICSIPEFIKTMKESSDFVSYNVLEDETLCLFYYKSVVEALIIKQFILTPMKKESEHIQNISDLCNIVSIEDIITSPSIDDIREKLLGGYILVRLKSNSNPDQYALIRAESTVLGTRLYNDTENEYSVIGPKIGFVENLDTNIHLLRRNIVTEQLIFKDVTVGSMSKTKVAVAYIEGVTNEQFINTAIQRLEDIDFDVPFDATMIEQFISDNSNSPFPVLLPTERLDRAVFALINGEVLILTDGSPYALSGPTTLLDFFISPEDYYLPWMIGSFFRVIRFFGAMFSLFSSAIYTAALTYHYQMIPADLLGPIIFSRANVPFPPILEALFLEITIELLREAGARLPTKVGQTIGIVGGIVIGQASVEAALTSTILLIAVALSALASFTTPTVKMSSTIRLLRFPLILLAGAFGGLGLIVGFVFILAHLIKLKSLGSPYLLPLYPFRGLGTAEGFLRLPFSQTAQRPSFLRPKSKWRYNPNKAKQKRDGDNE; the protein is encoded by the coding sequence ATGTTCGGTTTATCATCTAAGAAATCCAAAAAGACTAGTACAAAAACAATTTGTTCTATTCCAGAATTTATAAAAACCATGAAAGAATCTAGCGATTTTGTCTCTTATAACGTACTTGAAGATGAAACATTATGCTTGTTTTATTATAAATCTGTCGTGGAAGCACTTATTATTAAACAGTTTATTTTAACTCCTATGAAAAAGGAATCAGAACATATTCAAAATATCTCTGACCTATGTAATATTGTCTCCATTGAAGATATTATTACCTCTCCCTCTATTGATGATATTCGTGAGAAATTATTAGGTGGATATATTTTAGTACGCTTAAAAAGCAATTCGAATCCCGATCAATATGCTTTAATTCGTGCCGAAAGTACTGTTTTAGGAACACGATTATATAACGATACAGAAAATGAGTATAGCGTAATTGGACCTAAAATCGGTTTCGTTGAAAACCTTGATACAAATATACACTTATTACGCCGAAATATTGTAACGGAGCAACTCATTTTTAAAGACGTTACCGTCGGATCTATGTCAAAAACGAAAGTAGCAGTTGCTTATATAGAAGGCGTTACAAATGAACAATTTATCAACACTGCAATACAACGGCTAGAAGACATTGACTTTGATGTCCCATTTGATGCAACTATGATTGAGCAATTTATTAGTGATAATAGCAATTCACCATTCCCTGTTCTATTACCTACAGAACGATTAGACCGAGCAGTATTTGCTTTAATTAACGGGGAAGTTTTAATTTTAACAGATGGCTCTCCATATGCTTTATCAGGACCGACAACGTTACTAGATTTTTTCATTTCACCAGAAGATTATTATTTACCGTGGATGATTGGATCGTTCTTTCGCGTTATTCGTTTTTTCGGAGCCATGTTTTCTCTTTTTTCATCCGCTATTTATACAGCGGCTTTAACGTATCACTATCAAATGATTCCTGCTGACTTACTAGGACCTATTATTTTCTCGAGAGCGAACGTACCTTTCCCACCTATTCTAGAAGCACTCTTTTTAGAAATTACAATCGAATTGCTTCGTGAAGCAGGAGCACGTTTGCCGACAAAAGTCGGCCAAACAATTGGTATTGTTGGAGGGATTGTAATTGGGCAAGCATCTGTTGAAGCCGCTTTAACAAGTACGATTTTATTAATTGCAGTTGCTTTATCCGCTCTTGCATCTTTCACAACGCCGACTGTAAAAATGTCTTCTACTATTCGGTTGTTACGATTTCCGCTTATTCTTTTAGCTGGTGCATTTGGTGGATTAGGTCTTATCGTCGGGTTTGTGTTTATTTTAGCTCATTTAATTAAATTAAAATCACTTGGATCACCTTATTTATTACCTTTATATCCATTTCGTGGTTTAGGTACAGCGGAAGGTTTTCTCCGTTTACCGTTTAGCCAAACTGCACAAAGGCCTTCTTTCCTTAGACCAAAATCTAAATGGCGCTATAATCCAAACAAAGCGAAGCAAAAACGTGATGGTGATAATGAATGA
- a CDS encoding nitroreductase family protein, whose amino-acid sequence MTTYTSIANVIKERRSVRTFTDKAVDKELLIELLNDATWAPNHKHREPWNCKLYIGEGRQKLVDAVLNSFTEEERAKRGKILSDRFLSTPAQIVVYINEDPRQIQRDEDYAATCAFMQNFQLLAWERGLGCVWKSGGLNYNPLFIEGLGLTRGQRIVGILHLGYFDKAPEGKARTPITEKMEIIEG is encoded by the coding sequence ATGACTACATATACTTCCATCGCAAATGTGATTAAAGAAAGACGTTCTGTTCGTACATTTACAGATAAAGCAGTAGATAAAGAGTTATTAATTGAACTATTAAACGACGCAACATGGGCACCGAATCATAAACACCGTGAACCATGGAATTGTAAATTATACATTGGAGAAGGACGTCAGAAATTAGTGGACGCAGTATTAAACTCTTTCACAGAAGAAGAAAGAGCGAAACGCGGTAAAATTTTATCAGATCGTTTCTTAAGCACACCTGCACAAATCGTTGTGTATATAAATGAAGATCCTCGTCAAATTCAACGTGACGAAGATTACGCTGCAACATGCGCATTTATGCAAAACTTCCAACTTCTTGCTTGGGAACGTGGATTAGGTTGTGTTTGGAAATCAGGTGGATTAAACTACAATCCATTATTTATAGAAGGACTTGGTTTAACAAGAGGTCAACGCATCGTTGGAATTCTTCACCTTGGCTATTTCGATAAAGCACCAGAAGGAAAAGCTCGTACGCCGATTACGGAGAAGATGGAGATTATTGAAGGTTAA